GATCTCGACCGGCCTGATCGGCATCGCCAGAAGGCTCTCCATGGTCGAGCGCTCAATCTCGCGCGTGACTGAAAGCGCGGTGAAGATCAGCATGGTCATCGACAGGATGGTGCCCATCAGCCCCGGAACGATGTTGAGATGCGTGTCCCCAGCCGGATTATAGCGTCGTTGGACACGAATCTCGTAGGGTGGAGGCCTCGCAGCGAGAGCTGCGGTTGGTCCGATGAGATCGCGCTCGAAAGCCCGCGCTGCGATCCCCTCCAGAGCCCCGACAGCGTTCACGGTAGCGGATGGATCCGTGGCATCGGCGATGACGAGAAGTGCGGGTCGCTCGCCGCGAACGAGCTGACGGCCAAAGTCGGATGGTATTTGAACTCCGAACTGGACGGCTCCCGACAGGATCAAGTCGTCGAGTTCGCTTTCACTCGCCACCCTCTCGCGAATGTCGAAATAGCCGGTCGTCCGCATTGCGGCGAGGAAAGACCGTGTGAAGACGCTTTCGTCCTGCGCCAGCACGGCTGTTCGAAGTTCCTTCGGATCGGTGTTGATCGCATAGCCGAAAAGAAGGAGCTGGACCAGGGAGATGAAAATCATCGAAATCAGCGTCACCCGATCGCGACGCAACTGGATGAATTCCTTGACAAGGACCGCCACGAAGCGCCGCCATGCTGCCACCGGTCCTTGCGTCGTTCGCGGATATGCCAGCACCGGGGTCATCCGAAGTTGTCCCGGCCGCGGTCCATCAGGTCGATGAAGACGTCTTCGAGCGTTGGCTTGTCGCGACGCCAGCTGTAGCGTTCGTCAGCTCTTGCCGCCTCAGTGGCACGCATGAGCAGCGCGGGGTCTCTCCCCCCACATGCAGTGCCGAACCGAAGGGCGCGACCATGTCAACCCCCGGTTGCCCTCGAAGTGTCTCGGCAAGTTCCCGCAAGGCGACACCGGTCACTGTCCAGGTGTCAAGGCCGGACTGCGCGACGACATTCGAAACTGTTCCCTCGGCAAGGAGGCGACCGTAGGCGATATAGGCTATCTCGTGGCAGCGCTCCGCCTCGTCCATGTAGTGCGTCGACACGAGGACTGTGAGTCCTTCTCCCGCGAGACGATGGATTTCGTCCCAGAAATCGCGCCTCGCCTTCGGATCGACACCAGCCGTTGGTTCGTCCAGAAGAAGAAGTTGCGGACCCGGCAGGATACTGGCGCCAAGCGCGACACGCTGCTTCCAGCCACCCGACAGCTCGCCAGCAAGCTGATGCGCCCGGTTCTCCAGCCCGAGGCGATGCAAGGCATCTCCTGCTGCTCCTCGCGGATCGTCGAGACCGTGAATGCGGGCCACAAATTCGAGGTTCTCGCGGATCGAAAGATCCTCGTAGAGCGAGAAGCGCTGCGTCATGTAGCCGACATGACGCTTGATCTCGTCCGATTGGGTGAGAATGTCGTAGCCCAAGCAGGTCCCACGGCCAGCGTCGGGCGTCAGCAGGCCACAAAGCATGCGTATCGTCGTCGTCTTGCCGCTGCCGTTCGGACCGAGAAATCCGTAGATGAGGCCGCGACGGACTTCCATGCTAAGGTCGGAGACGACGGTTCGGCCGTTGAACGATTTCGTCAGGCCGGAAACTTCGATGGCGATGTCTCCCGCAAACGCACCGGCGGCCTTGATTGGTTGCGCAGGACTGGGCAGCGTGGCACGCATAACTACCTCTTCTCCGCCACGGCATCAGCTGTCGGAACCACAGTTACCGGAAGTCCGACGGGCAGGGCATGCTCGTTGCCGATGAGGCGTGCTTCGACCTTGAAGACCAGTTTGGAACGCTCTTCCTCGCTGAAAATGACCGGCGGCGTGAACTCGGCTTCCCTGGCGATAAAAGTAATGCGGCCTTCGATGTCGGGCGCACATCCGTCACAACTCACCAGGATTGCGCCGCCGAGCGAAAGCGCAGAGAGAGCAGGCTCGGGCACAAAAAAACGAATCCGCAGATTGCCGTCAGGCAAGAGGGCCAGCACAGGGGTGCCCCGCCGGGACGACCTCACCGGCGCGGTAGAAGACATCTTCCACACGGCCGTCCTCGGGGGCCCTGACTTCCGCTTTGGCGAGCCGCTGGTCAGCCTCTGCCAGCGCGGCTTTTGCCGCGTCGACCGCACCTTCGGCCGCGCGAATATCGTTGTCACGGCCACCGAGCCCGGCTGCAACAATCTGCCGCCGAATTTCCTCCTGGGCAGCGCTATTCTGTTGATGTGCCGCTTCTGCCTGCTCGACAAGAGCCTTCGACGCTACCCCCTTGCGGAAGAGTTCGCGCTGACGGTCGAGTTCGATGGCGGAGAGCTGACTTGCCGTTGCGGCGCGGCGCTCCGACGCCCTGAGAACCTCGATCTCTTCAGGCCTCTGTTGGGGAGCCTCGACGTTCCGCAATCTTGCTTGCGCCTCGCGCAAACGAGCTTCTGCCTGCTGAAGTTGTATCTGCTTGAGAGCGGTATCTTGTCTAAACAACGTCTGATTCCGTTGAACGTCATCGCCAGAATCTACGTGAATCCGAAAGATCGTTCCCCCTTCTTCCGCGGAAACATAGATCGTCTGACCCTCGACATAACCTTGGAATCGGGGCAGCGGCGCATCGCTTTTCGGGTTCGTCAGGAAGAGGGCTGGCAACGCCACTCCTGCTGCTATCATCACAAGGCCGGCCCGACGCATTGTCATAGGTCCGATCGCATTGCTCGCTGCAGCAGGTCGAGGTGCGATTCAATCATGGCTCCCAAGTCGAGGGGCTCGACGTCCTGGAACAGATCGTTCCAGGTTATAGCCACCAGGACGGATGCGACCGCAAGCTGTGGAAAGCGAACCAGGACATTCGATCCGAATTCGCCCCGCTCACACGCGCGCTGCGCGATTTGCTTCAGGAACTCCATGACGGGATGCACGAGTTCCCGATGGCAGAAGGCCGCAATCTCCGGAAAGCGACCGACCTCCGACAGGATGAGTCGCGCGATAATTTCCCGATCCGTTCCGAGAAATTCGTTTCGCACCCAGTGGGAAAGGAGACCAAATACTGTTTGGGCCGATAAATCCTGCGCCAGCAATTCAGTTCGCAAGCTATCGACGGGCAGCACAATGGACGTCCGGATCAGCTCTTCGAACACCGCCTGCTTCGAGGGGAAGTAGAGATAGATCGTGCCCTTGGCGATGGCCGCCCTGGTAGCGATATCCTCAAGACGCGATGCGCCAAGACCTTTCTCGGCGAAAGCGTCCAGAGCCGCACTCAATATTGATTGAAGCCGTGCTTGGCGTTCCTCGTCGGAACGCGCCGCCCGAAATTTCTGAGCCATAAAAGAAATATAGTGACTGAAACGTCAGTCAGCAAGGCTCGAGATGGCGAGCCTCGCAGGATTTTGCGTCCAGGCTCTCAAGCGGCGCCCGGCTCCAGCAAAGACGCGGCGTTCTTGCGGAGGAAATCGCGCACGCTGGCAGGCGCTTTGCCGGTGAGATCTTTCACAGCATTGGTGCTGACGGCCATATGGCCTTTTGCGATTGCTTCGTCGAAGGACGCGAAGGCTTCGGCCATGGCCGGCGGCAATCCGTTGGCGATCATCCCGGAACGAAGGTCATCCACGGTAATTGGGACATAGGCGATCGCCTTGCCCGACAGGTCCGACAGGATCGCAGCGAGATCGGCCTGTGAGATGAGGTCGGGACCGGTGACATCATAGGTGTTTGTTTCGGTTTCGTGCATCAAAGCGGCCGCTGCCGCCCTCGCGCAATCTTCGCGGGTGACATAGCCCGCTCGCCCCTGGCCCGTGGCGGCAAACAGTTGGCCCGATCTAATGGCTTGCGGTGCACTCATCAGGAACAGATCGGTGTAGAGGTTGTTGCGCAGGATGGTGTGTGGGATGCCGCTTTCAACCAAAAGAGCCTCGGTTTCCCGGTGGTCAACGGCAAATGTGATTGGCGAGTCCGCGCCCGGGTTGGTAAGCGAAGTGTAGACGATATGCTCAACACCAGCGGCCACCGCGGCCTCGATGGCTCCACTGTGAGCAACCAGACGCTTTCCCGGCTCCAGATCGTCGGTGCTGATGATCAACAGCCGCTTGGCCCCGGCGAAAGCATCCTTCAGGCCCGCCGGATTAGTGAAATCGGCCCTGCGCACCTCGACACCTTGCGCGGGCAGCCGCGACAGTTTGTCCACTGACCGCGTCGTGGCGATCACCGGCCGGGCTCCGGCCTGCAGCAGCAACTCCACCACCCGGCCGCCCAGCTGGCCCGACGCCCCGGTGACCAGGAACGGCCCGTTCTGCATTGCTGTCATGATCTTGCTCCTCCAGGTTCAGATTTCAATTCGTGTCGCATCAGCCATAACCGCATGCGAATTCGACCGTGCCCACACATCATTCAGCACCCTGACGCCGATAGATCCCGGCGGCTGCCGCGACTACATGCAGCGGCAGGAAATGCTCCTCTCGCGGCTGGGCGTCACGGGCAGAGGCGCGCGCGTGGTCACCTCATGAAGCCGGCCGCCCCGAACACTTTGGCGAGCAGGATCGGGGCGACCCGCAATGAGATACTCAATTTTCTAGCCAACGTCGCTTCCCTCTTAGTGCCCATTAGATACTTTCATCCTATTCGTAATCAACCACATTGAAAGTAGGCACGTGGGAATAAGTCTGTTACCAGCGCGTAACCATGGAAGATGAAATCGTGAACGTTGAAATCTCGATAGAAGCCGCAGGCCCCGCCGCTCCGGATCTCTGTCCGGTGCGACCGCTACTGGACCGGATGGCCGACAAGTGGAGCCTTCTCGTGATCGCACGATTGGCTGAGGCGCCGGGGAGTCGACTGCGTTTCTCGAAATTGATGCGCGCGGTTGGAGGGGTATCGCAGCGCATGTTGACGGCGACTCTACGCAACCTCGAGCGCGACGGGCTTGTCATCCGTGAAGTGTTCCCGGAGGTTCCCCCTCGGGTCGAGTATGAGCTGACCGAAAGAGGAAAGAGCTTTCTCATTCCGGCATTTACGCTAATCGGCTGGCTGGAAGCCAACTGGCCTGATATACAGCGCAGCCGTGACCTTTACGACCAGAATCACTGAAATACTCTGGCGTGGCATATCTTGAAGGAATTTCGATTTTTCGCGATCAATCGAGCAATAGTTTTCACAACATGCTCGACGATATTTTGAAACGACGGAGCTCTGTTTGGGCGCACTGTGTGACTGGGAAGGCCACCAGAAACCTCAGATAAACCCCTTGGTCAGGAAAGTGGCGCGTGAAATCGCCACGGGATCTCTACATCCCACTGTCACGCCCGAGCGGGCAAGATCGCAATTCGTCTGCCGATGCGCTCGACCGCTCGACCAAGGCTTGTGCATAGCAATCGGCGGCGATCGTCGATCGAAGATAGCTGATATTTTGGCTGAGAGTTCTTGGCATTGAGGTCGCCCGTGTGAAGGCGAGCAAGCTGGACGGCGAAAGTTCGCAGAGACTGGCGACGATGCCGCCGTGCAGCGCCCTGATCATCGGATTGCCAGTGTGGTGTTCGGCGACGCAAAGTTTCGGGACGACGCGATCGGCGGCATCTGTGGCTCAATGTTCAGGAACGGGGCAAAGGGGAAAATGGCCAGAAACTCGGCCAAAAAAGATTCACTCTTGGTCTCGTTGGCTGTGGAAGACAACTCTGGACTCATGATGGGATCGATCGCGGCCCCCGCGTACCGACCGATGAATGTCGCACTTCATTAAGCGCCTCTGTTTACTCAATCACCGCCGAACGGCCACAACGATTCGTCATATGAAGAATGCTCTCCAGTTTATTGCCGCATTATTCATTCCACATTGCGCGATCCGCAAGTGGAATCCACTGGGTATTATATTACTTCGTGGGCCATCGCTGCAAGATAATGCGTACATTTCTAGTTGCCAAACAGGCCGCGCCGCGGCGGCCTGCTGGCGCCCGTTTTCGCATCGTAGTTGATGCGCACTTCCGCGCCATCCGCCATGAAGTAGACGATACGGTACTCACCGTCAGAAAACGAGATGCTTTCAATGCCATAGAAACCTGGACGTCCTTCAACCTGCTCGATAACAGTCGAAAGCTTGATGCTGTCCGGTGGCGGCAACTTCGACAGGGGATCATCATCCTGAGCGGAGGCAGCGACAAGCGATCCGAATAACAATCCAGAGACGAGAACGGGAGAAAGGAAACGCATCGAGGAACTTCCACTTCCGGTGAGTATGCGGTCCCAGAGTCTGAGGCCGACGTGGCTAGTGAATAGGAGTCTGACGCCCTCGCGCTAAATGTTTGAACCGCGCCGGGTTGATCGGAGGCTCCAATCCTTGAGAAGGTGGAGCCATGACAAGCAAGACAACGAACAGGTTTTCTCCCGAGGTCCGTGCCCGCGCGGTGCGGCTGGTTCTGGATCACGAAGGCGAGCACACCTCGCGGTGGGCGGCGGTGTCGTCGATCGCCGCCAAGATCGGCTGCACGGCGCAGACGTTGCATGAGTGGGTGAAGAAGGCCGAGCGCGATAGCGGCGTTCGCGCCGGTGTGCCTACGGATGTGGCGACGAAGCTCAAGGCTCTGGAACGCGAGAACCGCGAGCTTCGGCAAGCCAACGAGATCCTGCGCAAGGCGAGCGCGTATTTTGCCCAGGCGGAGCTCGACCGCCGGTTCAGGCCATGATCGCGTTCATCGACGATCATCGTGGGGCGCATGGGGTCGAGCCGATCTGCAAGGTGCTGCCGATTGCCCCGTCGACCTACCATGACCGTGTCGCCAAGCGCGTCGATCCCTCCCGGCTGTCGGTTCGGGCAAGACGGGATGCAGCCTTGAAGGATGAGGTTCGCCGCGTGTTCGAGGCTAACTTCCGCGTCTACGGCGTTCGCAAGGTCTGGCGCCAGTTGCAGCGCGAGGGCTTCGATGTTGCCCGCTGCACGGTTGCCCGCCTGATGAAGGCCATGGGTCTCGAAGGCATCATCCGCGGCAAGCCGCTCCGCACCACGGTGAGCGACAAGGCCGCACCTTGTCCGCTCGATCACGTCAATCGCCAGTTCCATGCCCCGGCACCGAACATGCTGTGGGTCTCCGACTTCACCTACGTCGCGACCTGGACCGGCTTCGTCTATGTCGCCTTTGTCATCGACACTTATGCGAGAAGGATCGTCGGCTGGCGGGTGAGCCGGACGGCGCATGCGAGCTTCGTCCTGGACGCTCTGGAACAGGCTCTCCACGATCGGCGGCCAATCCATCGCGGTGGGCTCGTGCACCATAGTGATAGAGGCAGCCAATACGTCAGCATTCGATACACCGAGCGCCTGGCGGAAGCCGGCGTCGAGCCGTCGGTCGGCAGCGTCGGCGACAGCTATGACAACGCTCTCGCCGAAACCATCAACGGTCTCTACAAGGCCGAGGTGATCCACCGACGCGGACCATGGCGCTCATTCGAGGCAGTCGAGTTCGCGACGTTGGAATGGGTGGACTGGTTCAACAATCGCCGGCTGCTGGAGCCCATCGGCAACATCCCGCCGGCGGAAGCCGAGGAACGCTACTACGCCATGCTGGTAGAACCAGCCATGGCCGCGTGACTCAAACGAAACGGCCTCCGGAAAACCCGGCGCGGTTCAGTTCGGCGGAGTGGCCAGGTTCCCCGTCATATGTGAAAGCCCGACCCGCATCAGTTCGACTTGTTGTTTGCAAACACCCTGTTCCGCTCTGTTGCAGAGCGCGCTCACAATCGCCTCGACCCTTGGCGCAAGCGCTTTGCCCCTGGGCTGCAGATAGATGCACTTGACGCGACGGTCCACCTCATTGCGCTTGCGGATGACCAGGTCGGCGGCCTCGAGGCGGTCGAGGATATCGACAAGCGTCATTGGTTCGCAGGAAAGAATGTGAGCGAGATGGGATTGGCTGAGACCCTCGTTATGGCCCAATAATATCAGCACGCGCGCTTCGGCCGGCGTCAGAGCCAGTCCCGCAAACTCGAATTCGGCCAAGAGTTGTTTTCGAAACGCTTTGACGAAGGCAACAGCCCCGAGGGCCAGAGCGTACTTGTCAGTTGGGAACCCAACTGCGGTATACTTGTGTTCGGTATTCGCGAAGCTGCTCGGCACCGGGTCGACGAAAGTCACTCTGGGACCCCATAGTTCGGTTTGAGTCTGTCGAACTCCGAGTCGGAAACCTCCATTCGTCCGATCAGCATGCTGCAGTTTAGATGGTCGATGAGATATGTGGCAACGGACCCCGACCACCAACGCGCCAGGGTCCCGTGCTGACGATGCCCGATAACGACCAGATCGGCGTTGATTTCCTTTGCGACGGCGCGAATTTCCGGTCCGGGATCGCCCATCGCAAGCCGCGTGTCGGGCTCGAATCCTATATCCCGCAACCGCCGTTCGCCTTCGGCGAGGATGTTTTTATAGACCTCGCTCTGCTCGCCCACGACTCCGGGATAAACACCTTCGGCAAAGACAATTCCGGTGGAAATCTGCACGACGGCCAGCAGACACACCTGGGCCTCGCAGAGCCGTGCCAGGCGTGCGCCTTCGCGCAACGCCAGACGACCTTCGACGGACCCGTCATAGGCGAGGAGGATGCGTCGATACATGGGTAACTGGGTTGCCACGTTGCACCGTAACGGGAGTTGCGCTATGTCGGTAGCATACTATCAATAAGAAAGCTATCAAGTGAGCGTCGGCCAGGAATTCGCCATGGAGCTTGCACGGGTTGGGCGTCGTTGGAGAACCGGCCTCGATGCGCGTGTGAAACATCTCGGATTGACGCAAGCGCGATGGATCGCGCTGCTGCATCTGCGGCGGTGGGGGGCGATCTCGCAGAGGAATCTCGCCGCGCAGATCGGGGTAGAGGGACCGACCCTGGTGCGTCTTCTGGATGCGCTCGAGCAGCGCGGTCTGATCGAGCGCGTCGATTCCGATGATGACCGGCGCGTCAAGAATATCCATCTCGCGGAAAGCGCCAAGCCACTTATCGAGGAGATCACGCGCATTTCCGATGCGTTCAGGGAAGAACTGCTCGAAGGCGTTCCCGCGGATGATCTGGCGACAGCGCACCGCGTGCTGGCTCTCATCGGCGACAGGCTGGAAAGATCGTAGAATGAACATGGAAGCAAGGCCGTTGCAATTCTCCGGGGCTGCGAACGCAGCTGCTGGCACTGCCGAGACACCGGCCGCTACCGAGACACCACCCGCTACGAAGAAGAGCGGGCGAGCGCGCAGGTTGGCTCGCGCGACGGCGCTTTTCGCGGTGCTCGGCGTCGTCGCCTATTTCACCTATCCCTGGCTGGCCGCGCGGTGGACGCATGTCTTTCTCGACGACGCCCGGATCGCGGCAAATATGATCGCCGTCAGCAGCGAAGTGTCCGGCAGGATCATATCGCTTCCCGTCATCGCGGGCGACAAGGTCGTTCGTGGACAGGTTCTGGCTACCATCGATGCGGCATCCGCCTCACAGGAACTGAAGGGCCTGGAAGCACAGGTCACAGGCGTCAAATCCCAGCAGGACCAGCTGCGTTCCCAGCAGGGTTTCGTTCGAGGTCAGGTTGCGGCGAAGCTTCAGGCGGCAGAAGCCCAGATTGCCGCGGCTCAAGCCTCCCATGCCGCCGCCGAGGCTGCGCTCCAGAATGCGAAATCCCAGTTCGACCGTGTCAAGGCGCTCGCAGGTCGAAACGTGCTATCGGCCCAGCAACTCGACGATGCGAATGCCCGGCTGGCTGCCGCCACCCAGCAGGAACGGCTGACTGCGGCCGGGATACTGACAGCCCGCGCCAATCTCGAAGTCGTGACGGCTGAAGAGGCGCAAATTGGCGTGCTCGACCAGCAGATCGCGACCTTTGATGCGCAGGTCGAGGCACTTTCCGCGCAGATCGAACAGAAACGCATCGACCTCGGCCGCCGCGACATCAGGGCAGAGTTTGACGGCGTTATCGATAGCACCTTTATCGATGCGGGGGAGTACGTATCGCCCGGCACGCGGCTCCTGATCTACCACGACCCGAGCACAGTCTGGGTCGACGCCAGCGTCAAGGAGACGGACTTCAGGCGGCTGACGGCCGGCGCGCCGGCGCAGATTACTATCGACGCGTATCCGGATCGGGAATTCCGCGGCGAAGTCGTCCGGATCGGCGAAGCCGCCACCAGCCAGTTCGCTCTGCTCCCGAGCCCCAATCCGAGCGGCAACTTTACCAAAGTCACCCAGCGCCTGCCGGTGCGAATATCCATCGAACAGCAGGATGGTCTCCTGCGCCCCGGAATGATGGTGGAAGTCAGCATCGATGTCGATTGAGGACCTGTTCGACAGCTACGGTCCGGCCTATCGCTGGCTCGCGACAGGCACTGTTATGATCTCGGCCATCGCCGTCGTTCTGTCGACGACCATCGTCAATGTCGCGATACCCGGCGTCATGGGCGCTTTCGGCATCAGCCAGGTCGAGGCGCAATGGATCTCGACCGGTTTCCTCGCGGCAATGACGGCGACCATGCTGCTGGCCGATTGGGCCAACAAGGCGTTCGGCCAGCGAGCCAGCATGGTAACTGCCCTGGCCTTGTTTGCAGCGGGGTCCGTTCTTGGCGGCGTCGCGCCGAACGAAACCGTCCTGACTGTCGCAAGGGTGATCCAGGGCGCCGCCGCTGGCATCATTCAGCCTCTCGCCATGGTCCTTCTGTTCCAGGTTTTTCCGGCTGATCAGCGCGGCGCCGCGATGGGTATATTCGGCATCGGCGTTGTGCTCGCGCCGGCGCTCGGCCCATGGATCGGCGGCATCCTGATTGACGCTTTCAACTGGCGCTACGTCTTTTATCTCGGGATTCCGTTTGCCGCCCTCGGCATTTTCTTGTCAAATCTGTTTCTGCCGACTCGCGCCGACAAGGGTCCTCGTCCAGGATTCGACTGGTTCGGCGTGCTCCTTCTGAGCGTATTCCTTGGTGTTCTCCTGAATGCGCTGACAAACGCTCAGCGCGAAGGCTGGACGTCCGATCCGATCCTGGCGCAATTCGCGATTGCTATGATCGCGGCCTCAAGCTTTATCTGGTGGGAGATCAGGGCGGCCAAGCCCATGCTCGACATGCGGCTCTTTACCCAACTGCCGTTCGCTTCGGCTTGCCTGGTCGGCTTCATCATGGGTGCCGGTCTGTTCGGATCGACCTATCTGGTCCCGCTGTTCGTGCAGACGATTCAGGGTTTCACCCCGACCCAGGCCGGATTGCTTTTGATGCCGTCGGGATTTGTGCTGGTCTTTGTCTTCCCGATTGCCGGACGCATGTCTGATAAACTCCCATCCGGCTGGTTGATCGGCTCCGGGATGGCCATTTTCGCCTATTCCTCTTACCTGACGGCCGACATCGACATCAACACCACCTTCTGGATGCTTGCCTGGCTCACCGTTCTTTCGCGCATTGGCCTCGGGCTGGTGTTTCCTTCTCTGACCTCTGCATCGCTCAAGGTTCTTCCAAGAGAACTGGTCGCGCAGGGATCAGGCGCGATCAACTTCATTCGCCAGCTTGGTGGCGCGTTCGGGGTCAACCTGTTAGCCGTGTTCATGGAACGGCGCACCGTCATGCACGCTGACGCGTTCGCCGCGACCCAAACCACCGACAACTCCGCCACGATGTCGTTGCTCAGCCAGGTCGCTGCAATGGTCAAGACAGCGGGTGTCCCCGACTTCCAGCAATTGCCGACGGCCGCGTCGTTTCTGGCGCAAGCCATCATCATTCAGGCCAACACCGCCGCGTTCCGGGATGGGTTTATCGTCGTGACGATCGTCTTCCTGGTCGCTCTAGGGCCGACGTGGCTGCTGCACCGTGCCGAAGCGCGGTGCACCGGCTTCAATCCCACGCGGAGCCTGTGAGCGCCAAGGCGCGATGACAGCAATCGAGTGGAGTCACTGGAACTACCGGACAGCCAAAAGCTTGTAGGCCGCGGCCGATACTGACGAGAGCCTCCGGAATGGGGGGGCCTGGAATTCGA
The genomic region above belongs to Mesorhizobium sp. J428 and contains:
- a CDS encoding ABC transporter permease codes for the protein MTPVLAYPRTTQGPVAAWRRFVAVLVKEFIQLRRDRVTLISMIFISLVQLLLFGYAINTDPKELRTAVLAQDESVFTRSFLAAMRTTGYFDIRERVASESELDDLILSGAVQFGVQIPSDFGRQLVRGERPALLVIADATDPSATVNAVGALEGIAARAFERDLIGPTAALAARPPPYEIRVQRRYNPAGDTHLNIVPGLMGTILSMTMLIFTALSVTREIERSTMESLLAMPIRPVEIMLGKIAPYVLVGAFQMVLILSAAWLLFDVPIVGSLALLLTLTTLFVVANLAVGYTFSTLASNQLQAVQMSFFFFLPNILLSGFMFPFRGMPDWAQWIGETLPMTHYLRIVRGIMLKGADLSHLAIPVGALGLFTFVAMAVAVNRFSQTLD
- a CDS encoding HlyD family efflux transporter periplasmic adaptor subunit; protein product: MLALLPDGNLRIRFFVPEPALSALSLGGAILVSCDGCAPDIEGRITFIAREAEFTPPVIFSEEERSKLVFKVEARLIGNEHALPVGLPVTVVPTADAVAEKR
- a CDS encoding HlyD family secretion protein; the protein is MALPALFLTNPKSDAPLPRFQGYVEGQTIYVSAEEGGTIFRIHVDSGDDVQRNQTLFRQDTALKQIQLQQAEARLREAQARLRNVEAPQQRPEEIEVLRASERRAATASQLSAIELDRQRELFRKGVASKALVEQAEAAHQQNSAAQEEIRRQIVAAGLGGRDNDIRAAEGAVDAAKAALAEADQRLAKAEVRAPEDGRVEDVFYRAGEVVPAGHPCAGPLA
- a CDS encoding TetR/AcrR family transcriptional regulator translates to MAQKFRAARSDEERQARLQSILSAALDAFAEKGLGASRLEDIATRAAIAKGTIYLYFPSKQAVFEELIRTSIVLPVDSLRTELLAQDLSAQTVFGLLSHWVRNEFLGTDREIIARLILSEVGRFPEIAAFCHRELVHPVMEFLKQIAQRACERGEFGSNVLVRFPQLAVASVLVAITWNDLFQDVEPLDLGAMIESHLDLLQRAMRSDL
- a CDS encoding SDR family oxidoreductase, with protein sequence MTAMQNGPFLVTGASGQLGGRVVELLLQAGARPVIATTRSVDKLSRLPAQGVEVRRADFTNPAGLKDAFAGAKRLLIISTDDLEPGKRLVAHSGAIEAAVAAGVEHIVYTSLTNPGADSPITFAVDHRETEALLVESGIPHTILRNNLYTDLFLMSAPQAIRSGQLFAATGQGRAGYVTREDCARAAAAALMHETETNTYDVTGPDLISQADLAAILSDLSGKAIAYVPITVDDLRSGMIANGLPPAMAEAFASFDEAIAKGHMAVSTNAVKDLTGKAPASVRDFLRKNAASLLEPGAA
- a CDS encoding helix-turn-helix domain-containing protein, producing MEDEIVNVEISIEAAGPAAPDLCPVRPLLDRMADKWSLLVIARLAEAPGSRLRFSKLMRAVGGVSQRMLTATLRNLERDGLVIREVFPEVPPRVEYELTERGKSFLIPAFTLIGWLEANWPDIQRSRDLYDQNH
- a CDS encoding PepSY domain-containing protein, which translates into the protein MRFLSPVLVSGLLFGSLVAASAQDDDPLSKLPPPDSIKLSTVIEQVEGRPGFYGIESISFSDGEYRIVYFMADGAEVRINYDAKTGASRPPRRGLFGN
- a CDS encoding IS3 family transposase (programmed frameshift), with amino-acid sequence MTSKTTNRFSPEVRARAVRLVLDHEGEHTSRWAAVSSIAAKIGCTAQTLHEWVKKAERDSGVRAGVPTDVATKLKALERENRELRQANEILRKASAYFCPGGARPPVQAMIAFIDDHRGAHGVEPICKVLPIAPSTYHDRVAKRVDPSRLSVRARRDAALKDEVRRVFEANFRVYGVRKVWRQLQREGFDVARCTVARLMKAMGLEGIIRGKPLRTTVSDKAAPCPLDHVNRQFHAPAPNMLWVSDFTYVATWTGFVYVAFVIDTYARRIVGWRVSRTAHASFVLDALEQALHDRRPIHRGGLVHHSDRGSQYVSIRYTERLAEAGVEPSVGSVGDSYDNALAETINGLYKAEVIHRRGPWRSFEAVEFATLEWVDWFNNRRLLEPIGNIPPAEAEERYYAMLVEPAMAA
- a CDS encoding MarR family winged helix-turn-helix transcriptional regulator translates to MTFVDPVPSSFANTEHKYTAVGFPTDKYALALGAVAFVKAFRKQLLAEFEFAGLALTPAEARVLILLGHNEGLSQSHLAHILSCEPMTLVDILDRLEAADLVIRKRNEVDRRVKCIYLQPRGKALAPRVEAIVSALCNRAEQGVCKQQVELMRVGLSHMTGNLATPPN
- a CDS encoding universal stress protein; translated protein: MYRRILLAYDGSVEGRLALREGARLARLCEAQVCLLAVVQISTGIVFAEGVYPGVVGEQSEVYKNILAEGERRLRDIGFEPDTRLAMGDPGPEIRAVAKEINADLVVIGHRQHGTLARWWSGSVATYLIDHLNCSMLIGRMEVSDSEFDRLKPNYGVPE
- a CDS encoding MarR family transcriptional regulator, producing MSVGQEFAMELARVGRRWRTGLDARVKHLGLTQARWIALLHLRRWGAISQRNLAAQIGVEGPTLVRLLDALEQRGLIERVDSDDDRRVKNIHLAESAKPLIEEITRISDAFREELLEGVPADDLATAHRVLALIGDRLERS
- a CDS encoding HlyD family secretion protein; protein product: MNMEARPLQFSGAANAAAGTAETPAATETPPATKKSGRARRLARATALFAVLGVVAYFTYPWLAARWTHVFLDDARIAANMIAVSSEVSGRIISLPVIAGDKVVRGQVLATIDAASASQELKGLEAQVTGVKSQQDQLRSQQGFVRGQVAAKLQAAEAQIAAAQASHAAAEAALQNAKSQFDRVKALAGRNVLSAQQLDDANARLAAATQQERLTAAGILTARANLEVVTAEEAQIGVLDQQIATFDAQVEALSAQIEQKRIDLGRRDIRAEFDGVIDSTFIDAGEYVSPGTRLLIYHDPSTVWVDASVKETDFRRLTAGAPAQITIDAYPDREFRGEVVRIGEAATSQFALLPSPNPSGNFTKVTQRLPVRISIEQQDGLLRPGMMVEVSIDVD